Below is a window of Magnetococcales bacterium DNA.
GCAGCGGCATGTCGGTCATGGAGATGAGCCATCGCTCCAAGGAGTACCTCGCCATCATCGAGGGCGCCGAGCAGTTGGTGCGGGAGCTGATGGGCGTCCCTGCCAATTATAAAATATTGTTTCAACAAGGTGGGGCGACCTTGCAGTTTGCCATGGTTCCCATGAACCTCCTGACCCGCCCTGATCAGATCGCCGATTACATCCTGACCGGCAGTTGGTCCAAAAAAGCTGCCAAGGAGGCCAAACTTTTCACCTCTGGAGTTCGCCATCCGGCCTCCTCCGAGAAGGTCAACTTTACCCGGATTCCCCGCCAGGAGGAGTTGCAACTCACCCCGGATGCGGCCTATGTCCACATGACCTCGAACAACACCATATTCGGCACGGAGTATTTTTATACCCCGGCAACCGGGAATGTTCCTCTGGTGGCGGACATGTCTTCCAACATTCTTTCGCGTCCGGTGGATGTCTCCCTTTTTGGGTTGATCTATGCGGGAGCGCAAAAAAATCTGGGGCCCAGCGGTGTGACCCTGGTGATCGTGCGAGAGGATCTTCTGGGACGCAAGGGCGGTCTGCCGTCCATGTTGGACTACAAGGTTCAGGTGGAAAATCAATCCATGCTCAATACCCCGCCCACCTATGCCATCTATATTTTGGGGCTGGTGTTGCAGTGGGTGAAAAAACAGGGCGGGGTGGCCGCCATTGAAGGCCGCAACATGCGCAAGGCGGCCAGGCTCTATGATGCGATCGATCAATCCGGTTTTTATCTCTGTCCGACAGAGAAGGAGAGCCGGTCACGGATGAATGTGCCATTCACTTTGGCCAAGGCGGAGTTGACCGACACCTTCCTGGCCGAGGCGAAAAAGGCCGGCCTGGTCTCCCTGAAGGGGCACCGCTCGGTAGGGGGGATGCGGGCGTCGATCTACAACGCCATGCCCGAGTCGGGCGTCGATGCGCTGATCGCTTTCATGCGGGATTTCCAGGCCCGGCACGGCTGAGGCAAAAGGTTACCGTAGAGGTGCCCATGGATCACTGGGAGGAGGGGGAGTTCCCTTCCTCCCGGTGGGGTTTGGGTCGGGCTTTCGACAGGGTTTTTCAGGTTCCATTTTTTTGTTGAAACCCCATCAGTTGGGAGGCTGAGTCGCCGCTCCCTGTTCATGATCGCAACCATGATTGAAAAAGGAGGGCGAGTCGATATGGATTTTCTGCGTCATTTTATTCGGTTGGAGTCGGCTGGCGGGATTATTTTGGTCATCGCTGCGGCATGTGCGCTCACTCTGGTCAATTCACCTCTGGCCCATTATTACAATCTCCTGCTGAATACGCCGGTATCGATTCAGGTTGGGGCTCTTGTGGTTGCCAAGCCCCTGTTGTTGTGGATCAACGATGGTTTGATGGCCATCTTTTTTCTGTTGGTCGGGTTGGAAATCAAGCGTGAAATCCTGGAAGGGCAACTTTCAGACCCTTCGCAAATTCTGCTTCCTGCTGTGGGCGCTTTGGGGGGGATGGTCGTTCCAGCCGCGCTGTATGTGCTGATCAACCATGGAGACCCATCTTCCCTGAACGGCTGGGCCATCCCGACCGCTACCGACATTGCTTTTGCCTTGGGTATCCTGGCGCTGCTGGGGAGTCGCGTTCCCGCCAGCCTCAAAATTTTTCTCATGACTCTGGCAATTCTGGATGATTTGGCGGGTATCGTGATCATCGCTTTGTTCTACAGTTCCGACCTTTCCGCTCAGGCCCTGCTCTTGGCCGGGGTGTGTGTCGTGGGGTTGGTCATCATGAACCTCTGCCGCGTCACCAGTATCGCCATCTATGCGACGGTGGGATCTCTTCTGTGGTTATGCGTCCTCAAATCCGGGGTTCATGCCACCCTGGCGGGTGTCGTCATCGCCCTGACCATCCCTTTGAGAACGAACCATGCCACGAAACGATCCCCCTTGCGTCAGCTTGAGCATGACTTGCATCCGGTGGTCTCCTTTGGGGTTTTGCCGATTTTTGCCTTTGCCAATGCCGGCATCCCCTTGGGGGGCATCAGAATGGAGGATTTGTTGAACCCTGTTCCTCTGGGCATTGCCGTTGGCTTGTTTGCAGGCAAACAGATTGGCGTTTTTACCTTTGCGTGGACCGCCATCAAAATCGGCCTTGCCAAGCTGCCCGAAGGGATGACGTGGGGTCGGCTCTACGGGGTCGCGCTGCTCTGTGGGGTGGGTTTTACCATGAGCCTGTTTATTGGCTCTCTGGCCTTTGAAAACATGGGGGAGACTGGCTC
It encodes the following:
- the serC gene encoding 3-phosphoserine/phosphohydroxythreonine transaminase → MGRIHNFSAGPAVLPQEVLEQARDEMLDYRGSGMSVMEMSHRSKEYLAIIEGAEQLVRELMGVPANYKILFQQGGATLQFAMVPMNLLTRPDQIADYILTGSWSKKAAKEAKLFTSGVRHPASSEKVNFTRIPRQEELQLTPDAAYVHMTSNNTIFGTEYFYTPATGNVPLVADMSSNILSRPVDVSLFGLIYAGAQKNLGPSGVTLVIVREDLLGRKGGLPSMLDYKVQVENQSMLNTPPTYAIYILGLVLQWVKKQGGVAAIEGRNMRKAARLYDAIDQSGFYLCPTEKESRSRMNVPFTLAKAELTDTFLAEAKKAGLVSLKGHRSVGGMRASIYNAMPESGVDALIAFMRDFQARHG
- the nhaA gene encoding Na+/H+ antiporter NhaA yields the protein MDFLRHFIRLESAGGIILVIAAACALTLVNSPLAHYYNLLLNTPVSIQVGALVVAKPLLLWINDGLMAIFFLLVGLEIKREILEGQLSDPSQILLPAVGALGGMVVPAALYVLINHGDPSSLNGWAIPTATDIAFALGILALLGSRVPASLKIFLMTLAILDDLAGIVIIALFYSSDLSAQALLLAGVCVVGLVIMNLCRVTSIAIYATVGSLLWLCVLKSGVHATLAGVVIALTIPLRTNHATKRSPLRQLEHDLHPVVSFGVLPIFAFANAGIPLGGIRMEDLLNPVPLGIAVGLFAGKQIGVFTFAWTAIKIGLAKLPEGMTWGRLYGVALLCGVGFTMSLFIGSLAFENMGETGSGVIMANRLGILIGSLMSAISGYFLLRHLLQEKTTS